TAGATTCTGTAACCGTCGCCGCAACCTACGTTTCGGTAGTTGGAGACGACGGTGGCGTCCTCCATTTCACGGTAATTCAATCTCTGGTCGTTGATTTCCTTATATCTGTCGAAATCCATTACCTTCATGAATGCGCCTCCGGCAATAGCTTAGACTGGAAAAACACGGAACCGATCCGGGAAATCCGGACGTTTACTTCATTTTATATTTTTTCTTGAATTTGTCTACGCGGCCCGCGGTATCGAGAACCTTGGATTTACCGGTAAAGTATGGGTGACACGCGGAGCAAATCTCCACATGGATGTCACCGACTGTGGTACGGGTCTCGTACACCGTTCCACAGGCACAGCGGATCTTGGCGTCTGCGTATTTTGGATGAATGTCCGTTTTCATAATTTCCTCCAGTCCCCTGTAATTAGGTGTTCATGCTGGCCAAAAAGGCTTCGTTCGTCTTCGACTGCCTCATTTTTTCCAGCAATAATTCCATGCTTTCCGTGATGCTCATGGGAGAAAGCACTTTTCTAAGTACGAATACTTTCTGCAGGATCTCTTTAGGAAGCAAGAGTTCCTCTTTCCGAGTTCCGGATTTGTTGATGTCTATGGCGGGGAAAATCCGTTTGTCGGAAAGTTTTCTGTCCAGATGGATCTCCATATTACCGGTTCCCTTGAACTCTTCGAAAATCACTTCGTCCATTTTAGAACCGGTATCCACGAGCGCGGTGGCGATGATGGTTAAGGAACCGCCTTCCTCTATGTTTCTGGCAGCCCCGAAGAATCTCTTTGGTTTGTGAAGGGCATTGGAATCCACCCCACCGGAGAGAATCTTTCCGGACGTAGGAATCACCTGGTTGTAGGCTCGGGCCAAACGGGTAATGGAATCCAATAGGATCACAACATCCCGTCCATGTTCCACGAGGCGTTTTGCCTTTTCGATGACCATTTCCGCCACTTGGACGTGCCGAGTCGCAGGTTCGTCGAAAGTGGAACTAACCACTTCGCCCCTTACGTTTCTGGCCATGTCCGTCACCTCTTCCGGTCGCTCGTCGATCAATAGAACGATCAGAGTCACTTCCGGATGATTGCGGGTGATGGCATTCGCCACGTTTTGCATGAGAATGGTTTTCCCCGTACGAGGAGGAGCCACGATCAAGGCCCTCTGTCCTTTTCCGATCGGACACATCAGATCCACGATCCTGGTATCCAACTGGGAAGGATCGTGCTCCATACGCAGTCTTTCATTCGGATAGAGAGGAGTCAGGTTATCAAAGAGAGCCCGCTTGCTCGCCACGTCGGGAGTGTAGCCGTTGACAGTCTCCACTCTAAGCATAGCAAAGAACCGTTCGGATTCTTTCGGGGGACGGATCTGCCCTTCTACCGTATCTCCTGTCCGAAGACCGAAAAGTTTGATCTGAGAGGGAGAAACATAAATATCGTCCGGACCGGGAACATAATTATAATCGGGAGAGCGTAAAAACCCATAACCGTCTGGGAGTCGTTCCATGACCCCAGCAGCATGCACTTGTCCTTCCCGCTCGGCCTGGGCTTGGAGAATGGCGAAAATCAGGTTCTGCTTTTTCAAGCCTCCCGTGTTTTCCACGCCCAAATTCTTGGCCACTTCGATGAGTTCGTTGATGGAAGTCTTTTTTAAAGCGACCAAATCTATAGGCGCCGGACTCGGTCCGTCATAAGCCCCTCTACGACGTTTGCGGGCTCGGATCTCTGCGGTTTCCGGATCGTCTTCCGGAAAATTCGGTTCGTCTTCGTTGGATTCGTTTTGGTTGTCTAGATTGATTTTGGGCTTGGAATCTCGTCTTGGGTTAGCCATCAGGATACCGTTAGATTTTTTATTAAAGGTGTAAGGAGCTACGCCTTTCAGATTTATTTTTAAGGTTAAGAGCGGGTTATTTTAGAGGATCCGCAATGATCGGATTTAAATTCGCTCCGAAAACCCATCTACTTTCTATATGGGGATAGACTCTGAGAAAGGAACGAAGGTCAGCTCTCTTTCTGGAGAATTCCCTTTTGTCCCGCCGTGTCAATGAAATTATTTTCCCTTGGTCTTTTTTTTGGAAGCACTTTTCTTCTTAGGATTCGGGGCCCTTTTCTTGGAACCGGATTTGGACTTCGGTTCCTGTAAGACCGCTTTCGGGGCAGGCTGCGGTTTTTTCGGAGGAGCGGGTTTTCCCGCTTTCTTTCTAGGAATCGGTTGATCCTTACTCAACTTAAATCGACTGCCCAGATCCAAAAACTTGATTCGATTCTGCAATGTGGTTCGGGGGACGCCGAGGTCTAAGGCCGCGTGGGATACGTTTTCCTGGTTCCTTTTTAAGGTATGATAAATATAGCTTCCTTCCACTTCCTTTAACATCGTTTCCAAAGGAAGTTTTTGGCTGAAGGCCTCCGTCACCGAAGGAAATTCCGATCCTTCTCCGTCCGCCCCGCTGAGTTTCGTGCCTACCGGAGAAAAATGATACAGGTATCCGAGAGGTTTCCCCTTTTGTCTCAAAACGGAAACACGGACGAGACACTCCAGATCCGCTACGAAAGTTTGGACGGAAATTTTACCCTCGTCCAATCGGAGTTCGTGGGCCTTAAGATAATTTCCCAATAAATCCTTGGACATTTCCTTCAGAAGTTTTTCCGCCTGGAGAATACTGTCCCGGAACCATTTCCGGGGAAGCACTTCCGATTCGAACGTTTCGTTATAAAAAACGGTATGTCCGTCCAGGTCTGTGGCCAAAAGTCCGTCGGGAAAATTCTGAAGGATCACTTCTGTAAACCATTGGCTTTGCTTAGCACGATCCTCCGCGGAATTTTCAGGAGAAGAAGTCCGTTTTTCCTCCTGCTCTACCACCCAAGAAGAACGGCTTAACTCCGCCATCAAACGGGGTTTGTCCCACTCGTCCTTTTTTTCTCCGAAGGAATTCAGAATGGGAATGGTCCTTTGCTTTTGAAAATAACCGAGTAGGCTTTCCGGAATTTCCCGGACCAGATAGTCCTCGGGAATGCGAGTGAACTCCCGATCCGCAACGCTAAGATCCGCCAACTCCATAAGCACTCTTTCTTTGGGAAGAAGTCCGAGCAATCCGGAGCCTTCCTCCCAGACCGGAAGAAACCCGGTCGGAGTGTACAGAAAATGTTTGTAGAGACCTTCGATTTTCATCAGCGGATTTCGGGAAAAAGAGTTTCCCTGAAATGACTTCTATTCCCGATTTACCGGTAAAATTCTTCCCTTTTTTTTCTTCTTGAAAGGAGTTTTTTTCTTCGGAGAAAAATTTTCGCGCTGGAATCTATCGAGGAGAGTTTTGTCCCAAAAGACGATCGCCCGCTTTTTTGTATTCTTCCGGATAGGGAAGCTTGGAAGTCTTGAGACAGGAAAGGGAATATTTTAAGGAACGTTTATAAAGTACCAGAGAGTAGAGATGATTTCCGTCTCTGCGGAACTTGTTCCCGGCCAGCCATTCCTCTTTGGCCATCCGAAAATAATTCTGTGCAAATTCCTTCTCTTTCGCTTTTAACGGATGCCTTTCTTCCGAATCCATTTTAGAAAGCTGGCTTTCCCGAACCACGTACTGCAATAATTTGTCCGAGGAAACTTCCGTAAATTCGGACCAGCGCTTTAAAATTTCGGGTAGATTTCTTTCTAAGTTGACTAACGCTTCCGTTCGTTCCTGGGCGGAACCGACCTTGGAAGCTGCCTCCAGATCCGATACGAAATTTTCCAGTTTGTCCATGTCTTTGTCCAATTCGGAGGAAGCGAAGGAACGTCTCATTTCTCGGAGGACTCGGACCTTAGAATCTACGTTCTTTTTTCTCTCCCGAAACGTCAGGGATTGGTTGGATTCGATCCTACCCCAAACGAGGAATGCCATAGCGATCCCGACGGTCCACGCGGTCCATTTCAGGAATCTCCGCCCGCTCCTTAAGGAACGGATCTCCGCGGGAGTCGGCAGATCCATAACGAATCCTGTTACTTTCCGGAATTCGAAGCCGGGCCGGCATTCGAATCGGAGGATGGAATCGGAGGAAGAGCTTCCTTACGATTCATATCGTCCAGACGGATTTCCTCGTTGCTCTTTTCCAAAAAGGAAACCCGTCCATTGGTGATAAAACTGTAATTATCGTCGTGGGTCTCCAACAAGTCGATCGGATTGGTTTTGACTTCCCCCGGAGGAGCCACCTTTTGGCTGATCAGCTCGTTATCGATATAATCGATCAAAGTATTTCGGATCCGATCGTAATCGGAGATATTCTCTTTTTCCGCGGCGTTTCTCATCTCGTCCAAATTGACGAAACGATATTCGGATTTATCGTCGTTCGGAGTCTTAGCCGAGATCATTGCGAGGATGGCGAATCTCTTTGCCCTTCTCGCTACCTTGATTCCTTCTCCGTGGAGTACCAACTTGACCCTGTATTGGTACGGAGAGGAGTTATAAGCGGAAGTAAAACTATCCTCTGAGGATTTCAAATCCCGGAAGCCCAATTTTAAGAGGTGCTGCGCGATTTTATCGTTGGAACGGATGATCAATGGGGAAGCAGCTTCCAGCAGAATCCGCGCCGAACGTACATAATTCTCATGCACCACCTGGAAGAGATCTTTCATTTCCGCCTGAGCGGATTTCAAATTCCTGTAGGAAAGGCTATAATTCCCCTGGAAATACCACATATTTCCGTTAAAGTCCGCTTGGTTGGATTTTTTGAAAGAACGGTAATTGTCCAACATGTTCAGTTTTTTATAAAGTTCTTCCTCTCCTATCGGTGTGGACCCCGCGGGCTTTTGCCCGGTTTGAGCGTTCTCAGCGGCAGTAGGAGTATTCGCTTGCGGTTTCACCCCTT
The genomic region above belongs to Leptospira fletcheri and contains:
- the rpmE gene encoding 50S ribosomal protein L31, producing MKTDIHPKYADAKIRCACGTVYETRTTVGDIHVEICSACHPYFTGKSKVLDTAGRVDKFKKKYKMK
- the rho gene encoding transcription termination factor Rho, translating into MANPRRDSKPKINLDNQNESNEDEPNFPEDDPETAEIRARKRRRGAYDGPSPAPIDLVALKKTSINELIEVAKNLGVENTGGLKKQNLIFAILQAQAEREGQVHAAGVMERLPDGYGFLRSPDYNYVPGPDDIYVSPSQIKLFGLRTGDTVEGQIRPPKESERFFAMLRVETVNGYTPDVASKRALFDNLTPLYPNERLRMEHDPSQLDTRIVDLMCPIGKGQRALIVAPPRTGKTILMQNVANAITRNHPEVTLIVLLIDERPEEVTDMARNVRGEVVSSTFDEPATRHVQVAEMVIEKAKRLVEHGRDVVILLDSITRLARAYNQVIPTSGKILSGGVDSNALHKPKRFFGAARNIEEGGSLTIIATALVDTGSKMDEVIFEEFKGTGNMEIHLDRKLSDKRIFPAIDINKSGTRKEELLLPKEILQKVFVLRKVLSPMSITESMELLLEKMRQSKTNEAFLASMNT
- a CDS encoding helix-turn-helix domain-containing protein, with product MKIEGLYKHFLYTPTGFLPVWEEGSGLLGLLPKERVLMELADLSVADREFTRIPEDYLVREIPESLLGYFQKQRTIPILNSFGEKKDEWDKPRLMAELSRSSWVVEQEEKRTSSPENSAEDRAKQSQWFTEVILQNFPDGLLATDLDGHTVFYNETFESEVLPRKWFRDSILQAEKLLKEMSKDLLGNYLKAHELRLDEGKISVQTFVADLECLVRVSVLRQKGKPLGYLYHFSPVGTKLSGADGEGSEFPSVTEAFSQKLPLETMLKEVEGSYIYHTLKRNQENVSHAALDLGVPRTTLQNRIKFLDLGSRFKLSKDQPIPRKKAGKPAPPKKPQPAPKAVLQEPKSKSGSKKRAPNPKKKSASKKKTKGK
- a CDS encoding PROCN domain protein — translated: MDLPTPAEIRSLRSGRRFLKWTAWTVGIAMAFLVWGRIESNQSLTFRERKKNVDSKVRVLREMRRSFASSELDKDMDKLENFVSDLEAASKVGSAQERTEALVNLERNLPEILKRWSEFTEVSSDKLLQYVVRESQLSKMDSEERHPLKAKEKEFAQNYFRMAKEEWLAGNKFRRDGNHLYSLVLYKRSLKYSLSCLKTSKLPYPEEYKKAGDRLLGQNSPR
- a CDS encoding adhesin OmpL37 family surface protein, with the translated sequence MGPNRFRIFAILFTVFVVGGLSDRVLGVSPDQTNLAILIDENKLNLKFINICASNLSPPMSEEKGVKPQANTPTAAENAQTGQKPAGSTPIGEEELYKKLNMLDNYRSFKKSNQADFNGNMWYFQGNYSLSYRNLKSAQAEMKDLFQVVHENYVRSARILLEAASPLIIRSNDKIAQHLLKLGFRDLKSSEDSFTSAYNSSPYQYRVKLVLHGEGIKVARRAKRFAILAMISAKTPNDDKSEYRFVNLDEMRNAAEKENISDYDRIRNTLIDYIDNELISQKVAPPGEVKTNPIDLLETHDDNYSFITNGRVSFLEKSNEEIRLDDMNRKEALPPIPSSDSNAGPASNSGK